One window from the genome of Gloeocapsopsis sp. IPPAS B-1203 encodes:
- a CDS encoding SDR family oxidoreductase — protein MSQKVAIVTAASRGIGAGCARELVAQGYAVSLLARSPIVLDLAQELGGIAMQGSMSNLDDLEQLVQTTLNQFGRIDAVVNSFGDPPRLDLLEISDEMWLQNFEMLFLSVVRLVRLVTEPMRQQGGGAIVNISACDSQEPDLGTPFSGTLRAAMEGFTKLYAKRYSSDRIRMNSVAPFFVADNLEELAGWNVPHDLMWSRPTTYAELAKIVAFLISDDAKFITGTTLKVDEARSAAI, from the coding sequence ATGAGTCAAAAGGTTGCGATTGTAACAGCCGCCAGTCGCGGTATTGGGGCAGGATGTGCGCGTGAGTTAGTAGCGCAGGGATATGCGGTTTCACTGTTGGCGCGATCGCCAATTGTTCTCGATTTAGCGCAGGAACTCGGCGGAATTGCCATGCAAGGATCGATGTCGAATCTAGATGATTTAGAGCAATTGGTGCAAACCACATTAAATCAATTTGGGCGGATTGATGCTGTAGTGAATAGCTTTGGCGATCCGCCTCGATTAGATTTATTAGAAATTTCCGACGAGATGTGGTTACAGAACTTTGAGATGCTGTTTCTCAGCGTGGTGCGGTTAGTACGGCTTGTTACAGAACCGATGCGTCAACAAGGAGGCGGGGCGATTGTCAATATTTCGGCGTGTGATTCTCAAGAACCCGATTTAGGAACTCCGTTTAGTGGTACGCTCCGAGCAGCAATGGAAGGATTCACAAAACTTTATGCTAAGCGGTATAGCAGCGATCGCATTCGCATGAACTCAGTGGCTCCATTCTTTGTAGCAGATAACCTCGAAGAACTTGCAGGCTGGAATGTTCCTCATGATCTGATGTGGAGTCGTCCGACAACTTATGCTGAACTGGCAAAAATAGTCGCTTTTCTCATTTCAGACGATGCCAAGTTTATCACTGGAACAACACTAAAAGTTGATGAAGCGCGATCGGCAGCAATTTAA
- a CDS encoding YkgJ family cysteine cluster protein, translating into MATWRCVKQCGACCNLDPAERPDIEDYLSPEELELYFSMVGADGWCINYDRVTRECRIYPDRPRFCRVEPAIFQDMYGIFPEELNDFAIECCQQQIGGVYGDRSLEMLRFERAIKD; encoded by the coding sequence ATGGCTACCTGGCGATGTGTAAAGCAATGTGGAGCCTGCTGTAATCTCGATCCAGCAGAGCGTCCAGATATTGAAGATTATTTATCACCTGAAGAACTAGAACTCTATTTTAGTATGGTAGGTGCGGATGGCTGGTGTATCAACTACGATCGCGTTACCCGCGAATGCCGCATTTACCCAGATCGTCCGCGTTTTTGTCGAGTAGAACCCGCAATTTTTCAGGATATGTACGGTATCTTTCCTGAAGAGTTAAATGACTTTGCCATTGAGTGTTGTCAGCAGCAAATCGGTGGTGTTTACGGCGATCGCAGCCTCGAAATGTTGCGTTTTGAGCGAGCTATTAAAGACTAA
- a CDS encoding DUF4079 domain-containing protein, which translates to MEATTVNFLSFGFLIQLVHPVLMLGLFAYLLYTAYLGFQVRRTRNAQGDSKKELIQGKYPVRHYQSGAIALALMVTGAVGGIIITYLSAGEIPVNAHLFVGLAMTALIAISAAFAPLMQRGNNWARYLHISINLCLLIFFSWQLITGLQIVQELLTIS; encoded by the coding sequence ATGGAAGCAACAACAGTTAATTTTCTCAGTTTTGGCTTTCTGATACAGTTGGTTCATCCTGTACTGATGCTTGGATTGTTTGCTTACTTGCTTTATACTGCGTATCTTGGCTTTCAAGTCCGCCGCACTCGGAATGCTCAAGGTGATAGTAAAAAAGAATTAATTCAAGGTAAATATCCAGTTCGACATTATCAATCAGGAGCGATCGCGCTTGCGCTGATGGTAACTGGTGCAGTAGGAGGTATTATCATTACCTACTTAAGTGCTGGTGAAATTCCAGTCAATGCTCACTTATTTGTTGGTTTAGCAATGACAGCGTTAATTGCAATTTCTGCCGCATTTGCTCCTTTAATGCAACGTGGTAACAACTGGGCGCGATATCTCCATATTAGCATCAATCTTTGTCTTTTAATATTCTTTAGCTGGCAATTGATTACAGGTTTACAAATTGTGCAAGAACTTTTAACGATTTCCTAA
- a CDS encoding sugar O-acetyltransferase codes for MNKTAREKMLANEPYIAIDPELESMHKKAQNLLHTFNLSLPEESELRRAIVQKLFGSVGQVFEVKPPFRCDYGCHIYAKENLYINYDCMILDCNKVYLGNNVLLAPKVQIYTAYHPLDAEMRRSGLEMAAPIAIGDDVWIGGGAIICPGITIGNNTTIGAGSVVTKDIPANVVAAGNPCRIMRLSS; via the coding sequence ATGAACAAAACAGCACGCGAGAAAATGTTGGCAAATGAGCCATATATCGCCATCGATCCTGAGCTTGAAAGTATGCACAAAAAAGCACAAAATCTCTTGCATACTTTCAATCTATCACTTCCTGAGGAGAGCGAACTCCGGCGCGCGATTGTGCAAAAACTTTTTGGTTCAGTCGGTCAAGTTTTTGAAGTTAAGCCACCTTTTCGTTGCGATTATGGTTGCCACATCTACGCTAAAGAGAATTTGTATATCAACTACGATTGCATGATTTTAGATTGCAATAAAGTTTATCTTGGCAACAATGTGTTGCTTGCTCCTAAAGTACAAATTTACACAGCATATCATCCACTCGATGCTGAAATGAGAAGATCTGGCTTAGAGATGGCTGCACCGATCGCAATTGGCGATGATGTTTGGATCGGCGGTGGAGCAATTATTTGTCCAGGAATAACAATTGGGAACAACACCACAATTGGCGCAGGAAGCGTTGTCACGAAGGATATTCCTGCTAATGTCGTTGCGGCAGGAAATCCTTGTAGAATCATGAGATTGTCGAGTTAG
- a CDS encoding TMEM165/GDT1 family protein, whose translation MTESQQPSAFGQSSRTVFATTFVTIFFAEFGDKTQLSTLLMSAESQSPWIVFGGAAIAMVTTSLLGVLLGCWIATRIAPRTVEKLASVSLLLISMMLLWDVVQ comes from the coding sequence ATAACTGAGTCACAACAGCCTTCAGCTTTTGGGCAATCTTCGCGGACAGTATTTGCAACCACCTTCGTTACAATATTTTTTGCTGAGTTTGGCGATAAAACCCAGCTATCCACACTCTTGATGAGTGCTGAATCTCAATCTCCCTGGATTGTCTTTGGAGGTGCAGCGATCGCAATGGTAACAACAAGTTTGCTAGGTGTTCTTTTAGGATGCTGGATTGCAACTCGAATTGCTCCGCGAACGGTAGAAAAACTGGCAAGTGTGAGTTTACTGCTGATTTCAATGATGCTGCTTTGGGATGTCGTGCAATAA
- a CDS encoding N-acyl-D-glucosamine 2-epimerase, with protein sequence MNTIDFTFSDLIAGYVTHFDQTQDTFGLKTSDDREFLVHLTSTAFGELVRNLGEAYRDATAQMREMLIPGRFVFAYGIFYPDGENGDYKFDAKHIVFLGRSENEYLFEQQNWWIKQVRELANFYLKAEFGDGEIDYFEYRTNLTITGDKQKSGRQETDTISRLVYGFASAYLLTGEDRFLEAAEKGTKYLREHMRFRDESEGICYWYHAVDIKDDGTEQKIFASEFGDDYDAIPCYEQIYALAGPTQTYRITGDRRTMDDIKATVNLFHRFFKDKSEKGGYYSHIDPITLSPYSESLGRNRAKKNWNSVGDHAPAYLINLWLATGEQEYADFLEYTFDTIANHFPDYDESPFVQEKFNDDWSKDYQTVQQNRSIIGHNLKIAWNLTRMHSLMAKETYKSFAEKIGHVIPAVGCDRQRGGWYDMVERVLAPGEKFHRLVWHDRKAWWQQEQGILAYYIMAGVYQDPNFIRFAREGAAFYNAWFLDTESGGVYFNVLANGEPYALGTERGKGSHSMAGYHSFELCYLAAVYTNLLINKEPMDFYFKPTPGGFPDNILRVQPDILPPGSIRIDEVWINGHKYTDFDAEALTIKLPTDQAEMKVRVRIAPASVDFDADLIEVTDGVAKIDLAGSLEPSMLKYFKEELEKAHAVKGVVLNMQDLNSISSEALRYLAFYKQKAGSDFSITALGVQGAVKEAIEQSELNEEIVVAH encoded by the coding sequence ATGAATACAATCGACTTTACTTTCTCGGATCTCATTGCTGGATATGTAACGCACTTCGACCAAACTCAAGACACTTTTGGCTTAAAAACCTCTGATGACCGAGAGTTCTTAGTTCATTTAACTTCAACTGCCTTTGGCGAATTGGTACGCAACTTAGGAGAGGCGTATCGCGATGCTACAGCCCAGATGCGCGAGATGTTGATACCAGGACGATTTGTATTTGCCTACGGTATCTTCTACCCAGATGGAGAAAACGGTGACTACAAGTTTGATGCTAAACACATTGTTTTTCTAGGTCGTAGTGAGAATGAGTATTTGTTTGAACAACAAAACTGGTGGATTAAGCAGGTACGGGAATTAGCTAACTTCTACCTGAAAGCTGAGTTTGGCGACGGCGAAATTGACTACTTTGAATACCGTACTAACTTAACTATTACAGGTGATAAGCAAAAATCGGGACGCCAAGAAACTGATACGATTTCCCGTTTGGTTTATGGCTTTGCCTCAGCTTATTTACTGACTGGAGAAGACCGTTTTTTAGAAGCTGCAGAAAAAGGTACGAAATATCTGCGCGAACATATGCGCTTCCGTGATGAAAGCGAAGGTATCTGCTACTGGTATCATGCTGTTGATATTAAAGATGACGGTACTGAGCAAAAAATCTTTGCTTCTGAGTTTGGTGATGACTACGACGCGATTCCTTGCTATGAGCAGATTTACGCCTTAGCAGGTCCAACCCAGACATATCGAATCACAGGCGATCGCCGGACGATGGATGACATCAAGGCAACGGTCAACCTGTTTCACCGCTTCTTCAAAGACAAAAGTGAAAAAGGCGGCTACTATTCCCACATCGATCCGATTACTCTCAGCCCTTATAGTGAATCTCTCGGACGCAATCGGGCTAAGAAGAATTGGAACTCTGTTGGCGACCACGCCCCTGCGTATCTGATTAATCTCTGGCTAGCAACAGGCGAACAAGAATACGCTGACTTTCTAGAATATACTTTTGATACGATCGCCAATCATTTTCCTGATTATGACGAAAGTCCTTTCGTTCAAGAGAAGTTTAATGATGATTGGTCAAAAGACTACCAAACAGTGCAGCAGAATCGGTCAATTATTGGTCATAATCTCAAGATTGCCTGGAATCTGACGCGGATGCATAGCCTGATGGCTAAAGAAACATACAAAAGTTTTGCGGAAAAGATCGGTCACGTTATCCCTGCGGTTGGTTGCGATCGCCAGCGCGGTGGTTGGTATGACATGGTAGAACGAGTGTTAGCCCCAGGTGAAAAATTTCATCGACTCGTTTGGCACGATCGCAAGGCTTGGTGGCAACAAGAACAAGGAATTCTTGCCTACTATATTATGGCTGGTGTCTATCAAGACCCTAATTTTATTCGGTTTGCCCGCGAAGGTGCTGCCTTTTATAACGCATGGTTCTTGGATACTGAATCTGGCGGTGTTTACTTCAACGTTTTGGCAAATGGAGAACCTTATGCTTTAGGGACTGAACGTGGTAAAGGTAGTCACTCAATGGCAGGTTATCACTCATTTGAGTTGTGCTACTTAGCAGCTGTCTATACCAACTTGCTAATTAATAAAGAACCTATGGATTTCTACTTCAAGCCAACACCTGGAGGTTTTCCAGATAACATCCTGCGAGTGCAACCAGATATCCTGCCACCAGGTAGCATTCGGATTGATGAAGTATGGATTAATGGACACAAGTATACTGATTTTGATGCCGAAGCGCTGACAATTAAACTGCCTACCGATCAAGCAGAAATGAAAGTCAGAGTGCGAATAGCGCCAGCTAGCGTTGATTTTGACGCTGACTTAATCGAAGTTACCGATGGAGTAGCGAAGATTGATTTGGCTGGTTCTCTAGAGCCGAGTATGTTGAAGTATTTCAAGGAAGAACTAGAGAAAGCCCACGCAGTAAAAGGTGTTGTCTTGAATATGCAAGACCTCAACTCGATCTCTAGTGAAGCATTACGATATCTTGCCTTCTACAAACAAAAAGCAGGCAGTGATTTTAGCATCACAGCGTTAGGTGTCCAAGGAGCAGTAAAAGAAGCAATCGAGCAAAGTGAATTGAATGAAGAAATCGTAGTAGCTCATTAA
- a CDS encoding TMEM165/GDT1 family protein, whose translation MDWNLLGLSFITVFLSELGDKSQLAAIALSGRSQFPRMVFLGTAAALLLTSLLGALAGGWAAELLPVKTTKAIAAIGFAFLAIRLWFHPDLSQDEEN comes from the coding sequence ATGGATTGGAATTTACTCGGACTAAGTTTTATTACAGTATTTTTATCCGAACTCGGTGACAAAAGCCAATTAGCAGCGATCGCCCTTAGCGGACGTTCTCAGTTTCCCCGTATGGTATTTTTAGGGACAGCCGCAGCATTGCTATTAACAAGCTTACTCGGTGCTTTAGCCGGTGGATGGGCAGCAGAACTATTACCTGTAAAAACAACTAAAGCGATCGCGGCTATAGGATTTGCGTTTCTGGCAATTCGCTTGTGGTTTCATCCTGATTTATCTCAAGATGAAGAAAACTAA
- a CDS encoding LysR family transcriptional regulator encodes MLSVFNQLPELIAFVESVECHSFSAAARSLNTTPSAISKRVAKLEDRLGVRLLQRTTRSLNLTVEGTAYYERVSRLLRELNEANDLIISGGKPRGKLTISTSLDFGQWLLVQSIPEFLAQYPEIQIDLQLSDRLVDLVVKGIDVAIRLGDLEDSSLICKHLERSELNWLLVVILNHYN; translated from the coding sequence ATGCTGAGTGTTTTTAACCAACTACCAGAATTAATCGCATTCGTGGAAAGTGTCGAGTGTCATAGTTTCAGCGCTGCTGCGCGATCGCTCAACACAACTCCCTCGGCAATTAGTAAACGAGTTGCAAAATTAGAAGATCGCTTAGGAGTACGATTGTTGCAACGAACAACGCGATCGCTCAATTTAACCGTAGAAGGAACCGCTTATTACGAGCGTGTATCGCGCTTACTGCGAGAACTCAATGAAGCAAATGATTTAATTATTTCTGGTGGGAAACCACGCGGTAAACTCACAATCTCTACATCGCTTGACTTTGGACAATGGCTTTTGGTGCAATCAATTCCAGAGTTTTTAGCACAGTACCCAGAAATTCAGATTGATTTACAACTGAGCGATCGCCTGGTTGATTTAGTTGTTAAAGGCATTGATGTGGCGATTCGATTAGGAGATTTAGAAGACTCTAGTTTAATTTGCAAACATTTAGAGCGCAGTGAATTGAATTGGCTCTTAGTTGTGATACTGAACCACTACAATTAA
- a CDS encoding transcriptional regulator — MGLTRDFKETLRARVEREPEFVSALLNEAIDLFLNGEAETARIILRDVVNATIGFEELAQLTSKPSKSLHRMLSPKGNPSMDNLTVIIHELSKELNVDIKTQVVSCV; from the coding sequence ATGGGGTTAACTAGAGATTTTAAAGAGACACTACGCGCAAGAGTAGAAAGAGAGCCTGAGTTTGTATCTGCTTTACTAAATGAGGCTATCGACCTCTTTCTTAATGGAGAAGCAGAAACAGCAAGAATTATATTAAGAGATGTTGTTAATGCAACAATTGGTTTTGAAGAACTTGCACAACTAACCTCAAAACCGAGCAAAAGTCTTCATCGAATGCTTTCACCAAAAGGTAATCCATCAATGGATAACTTAACAGTCATCATTCACGAACTAAGTAAAGAATTGAATGTAGATATAAAAACTCAAGTCGTTAGTTGTGTTTGA
- a CDS encoding type II toxin-antitoxin system RelE/ParE family toxin, which yields MNVQEYIRKDGSSPYQKWFDELDAVAAAKVTTAKARLEGGNTSNIRWFDGIGEYKIDWGPGYRIYLVQEGKQLIILFGGGTKKTQQADIKCAKQLYEEYKQRKKVEKGKGVSRKGGKKK from the coding sequence ATGAATGTACAAGAATACATTAGAAAAGATGGCTCTAGTCCTTACCAAAAATGGTTTGATGAATTAGATGCAGTTGCAGCGGCTAAGGTAACAACAGCTAAAGCTCGTTTAGAAGGAGGTAATACATCAAATATTAGATGGTTTGATGGAATAGGGGAATACAAAATAGATTGGGGACCAGGATACCGGATATACCTTGTTCAAGAAGGAAAACAATTAATAATTCTATTTGGAGGTGGAACTAAGAAAACTCAGCAAGCGGATATCAAGTGTGCTAAACAACTTTATGAGGAATACAAGCAACGAAAGAAAGTAGAAAAAGGTAAGGGAGTCAGTCGCAAGGGAGGTAAAAAGAAATAA
- a CDS encoding NAD-dependent epimerase/dehydratase family protein, with the protein MKVFLTGATGYIGSVVAEKLQAAEHTIVGLARNEATAKKLAKRNIEPCIGDLQNPESFIAAARQTDGVIHTAFIHDFDDWVGAVQTDCRVIAALTSALAGSGKPLIATSDTSVLGDTGAEIADENYAIATNFFLAERAKAEAAAIHASKQNIRSVVLRLPLYIYGRGGGTSYIPMRVQEARETGVAYYIAPGAHQVSAVDVDDVAQLYVLALEKAPAGSIFHAATESGISEKAIAQRIGDVVGCKIKGISLEQATQHWGRGIAAFFSINNQTSANKAIQLGWQPQTTSSLLEDITRRQP; encoded by the coding sequence ATGAAAGTATTTCTAACAGGTGCAACAGGCTACATAGGGAGTGTTGTTGCCGAAAAACTCCAAGCCGCAGAACATACCATTGTCGGATTAGCAAGAAACGAAGCGACTGCCAAAAAACTTGCAAAGCGGAATATCGAGCCTTGTATCGGCGATTTACAAAATCCTGAATCATTTATTGCTGCTGCAAGACAAACCGATGGTGTAATTCACACCGCATTCATCCACGATTTCGATGATTGGGTAGGCGCGGTACAAACTGATTGTCGAGTCATCGCAGCATTGACTTCTGCTTTAGCAGGTTCGGGTAAACCTTTAATTGCCACGTCTGATACAAGCGTACTCGGTGATACAGGTGCAGAAATTGCCGATGAAAACTATGCAATTGCCACAAACTTCTTTCTCGCAGAACGCGCCAAAGCTGAAGCCGCAGCGATCCACGCCAGCAAGCAGAATATCCGCAGTGTTGTCTTGCGTCTACCACTTTATATTTACGGGCGTGGCGGTGGTACGAGTTACATTCCGATGCGCGTACAAGAAGCGCGAGAAACAGGTGTTGCTTATTACATTGCACCAGGCGCACATCAAGTATCTGCGGTAGATGTTGATGATGTTGCTCAATTGTATGTGTTGGCTTTAGAAAAAGCACCTGCGGGTTCAATCTTTCATGCGGCGACAGAATCAGGAATTTCTGAAAAAGCGATCGCTCAAAGAATCGGCGATGTTGTCGGTTGCAAAATCAAAGGCATTTCTTTAGAACAAGCAACTCAACATTGGGGACGTGGAATTGCAGCTTTTTTCTCAATTAATAATCAAACATCAGCAAACAAAGCGATACAACTCGGTTGGCAACCACAAACCACCTCGTCTTTGCTAGAAGATATTACACGTCGTCAGCCGTAG
- a CDS encoding DUF2808 domain-containing protein, translating to MKLPKLSILLSTTLMLAGISEITPQMAQAVRLRDGTVYFVQPPSLVNATTTFNSVNAWGATYYFTINVPANADEPLQRVTIKQRDGSSNIRYRLNDSFAFEGTRDRRGKPLTLGEVTRDRDSRTVEVIFDPPVAPGKTITIGLRPVRNPLFSGVYLFGVTAFPPGEKAHGQFLGFGRFHFYGNDRPFFLWR from the coding sequence ATGAAGTTACCAAAACTTAGTATTCTACTCAGTACAACACTAATGCTTGCAGGAATAAGTGAAATAACACCACAAATGGCGCAAGCAGTTCGTTTAAGAGACGGTACAGTTTACTTTGTGCAACCACCAAGTTTGGTTAATGCAACAACAACATTTAATAGCGTTAATGCTTGGGGTGCAACATACTACTTTACAATTAATGTTCCTGCGAATGCCGATGAACCATTGCAAAGAGTCACCATTAAACAGCGGGATGGTAGTAGTAATATTCGTTATAGACTTAATGATAGCTTTGCATTTGAGGGTACGCGCGATCGCCGAGGAAAACCGTTAACTTTAGGCGAAGTGACGCGCGATCGCGATTCTAGAACTGTTGAAGTCATATTCGATCCGCCAGTTGCTCCAGGAAAAACGATTACAATCGGCTTACGCCCTGTCCGTAATCCGCTATTTTCTGGAGTTTATCTCTTTGGCGTTACAGCGTTTCCTCCAGGCGAAAAAGCCCACGGTCAATTTCTCGGCTTTGGGCGGTTTCACTTCTATGGTAACGATCGACCGTTTTTCTTATGGAGATGA
- a CDS encoding photosystem II reaction center protein Ycf12 has translation MDVVSGIFEGISTFQWETFFQLVSVALIMLAGPIIIFILAARGGNM, from the coding sequence ATGGACGTTGTATCTGGAATTTTTGAGGGAATCAGCACTTTTCAGTGGGAAACCTTTTTTCAGCTAGTCAGTGTTGCACTGATCATGCTTGCTGGTCCAATTATCATCTTTATTTTGGCAGCACGCGGTGGCAATATGTAG
- a CDS encoding MATE family efflux transporter produces the protein MTVMQMPKHIHTEVREFLKLAIPLASAQVAQSATGFADTVMMGRMGAEVLAAGGLAAIIFLSIMTTASGVVMGVSPLIAEAFGAGQKSRIEQVARQGLWLALLVALPLMIFTAHLDTWLSHSGQNPQTVQLVNTYLDIMLWGLFPAVGFAALRATVSALSQARPVMMIVVTGTTFNIIGNYILGFGKFGFPQMGLAGLGVASVVTLWGMFFALALYVFKNQNLQNYRIFQELHRVRLRILWELIWVGVPIGLFSGLEIGFFLVITFLVGTLGTEVLAAHQVVFQTIVVAFMVPLGISYATTVRVGQWLGRRSRIGIQQAAWVSMGITTVFMVGVSITFLLFPKQIVGIYLDVQNPENAAVVAIALPLLMIAAIAQVLDGFQKAVYGSLQGLQDTQIPMLLNVLGYWGVGLSVGYGLGFWFNLGSVGLWIGQSVAIATVAALFTWRFYKLIAHQILR, from the coding sequence ATGACTGTCATGCAGATGCCAAAGCATATTCATACTGAAGTGCGAGAGTTCTTGAAGTTAGCGATTCCCCTTGCTAGTGCCCAAGTTGCCCAATCTGCGACAGGCTTTGCTGATACCGTCATGATGGGCAGAATGGGAGCCGAAGTTTTGGCAGCAGGAGGACTGGCAGCAATTATCTTTCTCTCGATTATGACCACGGCGAGTGGTGTTGTCATGGGCGTAAGTCCACTGATTGCAGAAGCCTTTGGTGCAGGGCAAAAATCCCGCATCGAGCAAGTAGCGCGTCAAGGGTTATGGTTAGCACTTTTAGTTGCACTACCGTTGATGATCTTCACTGCACATCTTGATACCTGGCTCAGCCACAGCGGACAGAACCCACAAACCGTGCAACTTGTCAATACCTATTTAGATATTATGCTGTGGGGTTTATTTCCCGCAGTAGGATTTGCGGCACTACGTGCTACAGTTTCCGCGCTTTCGCAGGCGCGTCCAGTGATGATGATTGTGGTGACTGGAACGACTTTTAATATTATCGGGAACTACATCTTAGGATTTGGGAAATTTGGTTTTCCGCAAATGGGGCTTGCAGGATTGGGAGTCGCGAGTGTTGTGACGCTATGGGGAATGTTCTTTGCATTAGCGCTGTATGTCTTTAAAAATCAAAATTTGCAGAACTATCGTATTTTTCAGGAACTCCACCGCGTGAGACTGCGCATTCTCTGGGAATTAATTTGGGTAGGCGTGCCTATTGGATTATTTTCTGGCTTAGAAATCGGATTTTTTCTGGTGATTACGTTCTTGGTGGGAACATTGGGTACTGAAGTTTTGGCAGCGCATCAGGTTGTATTTCAAACAATTGTTGTGGCGTTCATGGTTCCTTTGGGAATTTCTTATGCAACCACAGTGCGCGTTGGACAATGGTTAGGGCGGCGATCGCGCATCGGTATTCAGCAAGCCGCTTGGGTGAGTATGGGTATTACTACAGTCTTTATGGTGGGTGTCTCAATTACCTTTTTGCTATTCCCAAAACAGATTGTGGGAATTTATTTAGATGTGCAAAATCCAGAGAATGCAGCAGTTGTTGCGATCGCCTTACCACTATTGATGATTGCTGCGATCGCCCAAGTTTTGGATGGTTTTCAAAAGGCGGTGTATGGTTCGCTGCAAGGACTTCAAGATACGCAAATTCCGATGTTGCTCAATGTACTAGGTTACTGGGGTGTCGGTTTGTCGGTGGGTTATGGATTAGGCTTTTGGTTCAACTTGGGTAGTGTTGGGTTGTGGATAGGACAATCAGTGGCGATCGCCACTGTTGCAGCGCTATTTACCTGGCGATTCTATAAATTAATTGCACATCAAATACTGCGCTAG
- a CDS encoding AraC family transcriptional regulator produces the protein MAQAFHAAPIVSSRALGWEPLIAEEFQQPPGGIDTPEAWEGHAIALCLAPKPHRIFQTVGDRRYVGLYGKGDLSITPAGLPATYCAEGEDCYLQIQLKPEFFQQVAAEAMEIDSSRLELVTEFRVRDLQIEQTLMMLRTQLHQGGGWGRLYIESLANVLAVHLLRQYSTTQPCVAHYEGGLGDRHLFQITEYINAHLEEDIKLADLAELVGISQFHFSRLFKQSMKVSPHQYLLQQRVERAKQLLNTTKYSVVEIALQCGFNSHSHLSKQFRQLTGMTPKAYRLSIS, from the coding sequence ATGGCACAAGCATTTCATGCTGCACCAATTGTTTCTAGTCGGGCGCTGGGTTGGGAACCTTTGATTGCCGAAGAATTTCAGCAACCACCAGGAGGAATAGACACGCCAGAAGCTTGGGAAGGACACGCGATCGCATTGTGTCTCGCCCCGAAGCCGCATCGCATTTTTCAAACTGTGGGCGATCGCCGTTACGTCGGACTTTACGGCAAAGGCGATCTTTCGATTACACCTGCGGGGCTTCCTGCAACTTATTGTGCTGAGGGCGAGGATTGCTATTTGCAGATTCAGCTAAAGCCAGAGTTTTTTCAACAAGTTGCGGCGGAAGCGATGGAAATTGATAGTTCGCGCCTTGAACTTGTTACGGAATTTCGCGTACGCGATTTGCAAATTGAGCAAACTTTGATGATGTTACGCACCCAATTACATCAAGGTGGTGGTTGGGGGCGATTGTATATCGAGTCTCTAGCGAATGTGTTAGCAGTGCATTTACTGCGTCAGTATTCAACAACACAACCGTGTGTGGCACACTATGAAGGTGGATTAGGCGATCGCCATTTATTTCAAATAACGGAATACATCAACGCACATCTAGAAGAAGATATTAAACTGGCTGATCTTGCAGAATTAGTAGGAATCAGTCAATTCCACTTCAGCCGTTTATTTAAACAATCAATGAAAGTTTCACCGCATCAGTATTTACTTCAGCAGCGTGTTGAACGGGCAAAACAGTTACTCAACACAACAAAATATTCTGTTGTTGAAATTGCTTTACAATGCGGTTTCAATAGCCACAGTCATCTGAGTAAACAATTTCGCCAGCTAACAGGGATGACACCTAAAGCTTATAGATTATCTATCTCCTAA